The Virgibacillus sp. MSP4-1 genome has a segment encoding these proteins:
- a CDS encoding sodium/proline symporter translates to MNSIILTEFILYFVVMIGIAYYTSRTKMNHSVYLLGGKKLPGWALAFSERATGESAWLLLGFTGFVFTTGLAGIWVAIGIAVGIIFAWIFLARRFMDETDKHGVLTLPDYLASHFGEKANMIRWIASILIAGFFMFYVGAQLAGAGKLFFTSFNMDHTLGIVLATIVVLGIAFFGGFLSVVWTDMIQSLMMLITLCILPIIALIYVSTNDLSISQSLVTAGDSFHSWFGGTTGFALGILFFNNFSWFFGYLGGQPQLSARFMALKNEKEAKQARNVAIIWTILAYTGAFLIGLAAIAMYSQGSFADVETILPTMILDLMPPWIAGLLLAGILAAIITTANSQLMVVTSSVSEDIIHKALGFKLTDQQLLKVSRITVLVSGIVGMLIALTSESLVYLIVSWAWAGVGGTLSPAILMTFFWKRYSSTGVIATIISGFVFTVLWISTPLDSIITSRFSTFFIAGFFGILFSLLFPDRKTNQQA, encoded by the coding sequence ATGAATTCCATTATTCTTACAGAGTTCATTTTGTACTTTGTTGTCATGATTGGTATCGCGTATTACACAAGCCGAACAAAGATGAATCACTCCGTATATTTGCTGGGTGGAAAAAAACTCCCGGGCTGGGCTCTGGCCTTTTCTGAACGGGCTACAGGGGAATCTGCCTGGCTCTTACTCGGGTTTACAGGCTTTGTGTTTACGACCGGTCTGGCCGGAATTTGGGTAGCCATTGGGATTGCTGTCGGGATCATCTTTGCATGGATCTTTTTAGCCAGACGGTTTATGGATGAAACCGATAAGCATGGGGTTTTGACCTTGCCTGATTACTTAGCCAGCCATTTTGGTGAAAAGGCCAATATGATTCGCTGGATAGCAAGTATTTTAATCGCAGGCTTTTTTATGTTTTATGTAGGTGCACAACTTGCAGGAGCAGGGAAGCTGTTCTTTACCTCCTTCAATATGGACCATACGCTGGGAATTGTTTTAGCCACAATAGTTGTCCTTGGAATTGCCTTTTTTGGAGGTTTTCTTTCTGTAGTATGGACAGATATGATCCAAAGCCTCATGATGTTAATCACTCTTTGCATCCTTCCTATTATTGCTCTAATTTATGTCTCCACGAATGACCTGTCTATCAGTCAATCACTTGTAACTGCCGGCGATTCTTTTCATTCCTGGTTTGGAGGCACCACAGGTTTTGCCTTAGGAATTTTGTTCTTTAATAACTTTTCCTGGTTTTTTGGATACTTAGGTGGACAGCCGCAGTTAAGTGCCCGTTTTATGGCCTTAAAAAACGAAAAAGAAGCAAAACAGGCGAGAAATGTAGCGATTATCTGGACCATCTTGGCCTACACAGGTGCCTTCCTCATTGGGCTTGCAGCGATTGCCATGTACAGCCAGGGAAGCTTTGCTGATGTGGAAACCATTTTACCTACTATGATTTTGGACTTAATGCCTCCGTGGATTGCGGGTCTGCTTCTTGCTGGAATTCTAGCTGCCATCATTACTACGGCCAACTCTCAATTGATGGTGGTTACAAGTTCAGTCAGTGAAGATATTATTCACAAGGCACTTGGATTTAAGCTCACGGATCAACAGTTATTAAAAGTTTCCAGAATTACCGTACTTGTATCAGGAATTGTGGGAATGCTTATCGCTCTGACCTCCGAATCATTGGTTTACTTAATTGTCAGCTGGGCATGGGCTGGTGTAGGCGGTACCTTATCTCCCGCAATCCTTATGACCTTTTTCTGGAAACGTTATTCAAGTACCGGAGTGATTGCAACGATTATTTCAGGCTTTGTTTTCACCGTTTTATGGATCAGCACTCCTCTAGACAGCATCATCACATCCCGCTTCTCTACTTTCTTTATCGCAGGCTTTTTCGGTATCCTTTTCAGTCTTTTATTTCCGGACAGGAAAACCAATCAGCAGGCATAA
- a CDS encoding C40 family peptidase has translation MKGTLVKVIAGGIILSSIPQMGVHDPEVKASGSKIQSTESLTGDDFTLITQKVSSSGRKETDLEEVQKNLQKLGYYAVQTMTGNYDSPTKEAIRDFQSDYGLTITGTANEQSRKAIEHAVVKQNLITDTKNYLGVPYVWGGTTPSGFDCSGFVYYMFNKHGVDMPRDTSAGLYTKGEFVSQPELQPGDLVFYSVDSDEVTHVGFYIGKNEWISATSSKGIAIYSLGNSYWSDYYEGAKRIY, from the coding sequence ATGAAAGGCACGCTAGTTAAAGTTATAGCTGGTGGAATCATCCTGTCTTCCATTCCTCAAATGGGAGTACATGATCCTGAGGTGAAAGCATCAGGAAGTAAGATTCAATCCACAGAGAGTTTAACTGGAGATGACTTTACTCTCATTACACAAAAGGTTTCTTCATCCGGAAGAAAAGAAACGGATTTGGAAGAGGTCCAGAAAAACCTTCAAAAGTTGGGATACTACGCTGTACAAACCATGACCGGCAACTATGATAGTCCGACAAAAGAAGCGATTCGGGACTTTCAAAGTGACTATGGATTAACCATAACTGGTACGGCAAATGAGCAATCAAGAAAAGCGATTGAACATGCGGTTGTGAAACAGAATTTAATTACAGATACGAAAAATTATCTGGGTGTTCCTTACGTGTGGGGAGGAACTACACCATCCGGCTTTGATTGTTCGGGATTTGTATATTATATGTTTAATAAACATGGAGTGGATATGCCGCGGGATACATCTGCCGGGCTTTATACAAAAGGTGAGTTTGTTTCACAGCCCGAATTACAGCCTGGGGATTTAGTGTTTTACTCGGTTGATTCGGATGAGGTCACCCATGTCGGGTTTTATATCGGAAAGAACGAATGGATTTCAGCGACAAGCTCTAAAGGGATTGCTATTTATTCCCTGGGCAATTCTTATTGGTCCGATTATTACGAAGGAGCAAAAAGAATATATTAG